GGTACACATCAACACTGCGGCCCAGCGTCATGCTCACCTTGTGCACCTGGTCGATGCGCAGCCGCGCGGCATCCAGTACAGCGCCCAGCATCACCGCCCCCGTGGCGCTGTCTTCCACGCCGATGCGCAGACCCTTCAAAGCGCTGAGCTGATCCACGCCGGGCCGGACCATGAGCACATCAACCCCGGCCGACTGATCCAGCACGAGAGCCACACGCAGATCGACACCATCGGCGCGTGCCGTGAGCAGCTCATCGAGGGTCAGTGCGGCGGCCTCCAACTGACCCGTGGCCAGGGCGCGCAAGATTTCGGTGTTGGAGCGCAGCTCCACCAGACGCAGCAGGTGCTCATCCAGCAGCCCCATCTCGCGTGCCAGAAACAAGAGCTCATAGCCTGGGAAGACGATGCTGCCCACCCGCAGCGGCGGCTGCGGCGCGCGGCAGGCGCTCAAAGGCAGGCCCAAGCTTCCAGCCAACACCGCAGCGCCGGCCCATCGCAGACTCTGGCGCCGCTCCGCCTTCGGAACAAGGGGCACAGCGGAGCGGGAGCCATTCGCAAGGGCGCGGAGCAGGGGCATGCAGGGCATCCTCTCAAGCAAGTTGGGCTGAGGCTCGTTCAACTATACGAGCAGGCGAGGATCCAATCCCAAGGAAAAGCCGGGCTGTGGTGCCGAGGATTCACGTCGTGTGCAATCCGTGTAGACCGGCGGCTAGCCTTGCGAGAAAAACCGATAGCGCCCCTTGCCTTCCCGTTTGGCGCGGTACATGGCGGCATCGGCCTTGCGGCGCAGCTCGGCGCCGCTGTCGGCATCGTCGGGGAAACCGGCAATGCCCACGCTGGCGCCCACCTGCAGCACCCGGCCTTCGATCGGGCAGGGCTGGGAGACGGCCGCGATCAGGCTCTGCGCCACCTTGGCCGCTGCGCCCAGCTCGCTCATGGCCGGCAGGATGACCAGGAACTCATCGCCGCCGATGCGCGCCACCGTGTCCTGGGCCCGCAGGCAGCCACGCATGCGCTGCGCCACTTCGCGCAGCACCTGGTCGCCGACCGGGTGGCCGTGGTTGTCGTTGATGGCCTTGAAGCCATCCAGGTCGACGAACAGCACGGCCAGTTTGCCGCCGCTGCGGCGGGCCTGGTGCATGGCCACGCCGATGCGGTCTTCGACCAGGCGCATCGAGGGCAGGCCGGTCAGCTGGTCGTGCGTGGCGCTGCGCTCGATCACCTGGCGCTGCGTCTCCAGCTCGCCCAGCAGGTCGAGCAAGGCGGCGTTCTGCGCCCCGACCGCGCGGATGATGAAGTAGACGAACACCAGGCTGACGAAGATCAAGCTCAGCCAGGCCGATGGCAGGGTTTGGTAGCGCTCCAGATTGATGGACGCTTGCAACCAGCCGCCGACATGGCCGGCACCCGCCACCGACAGCACCAACACCAAGCTGAAAGCCAGCATCAAGGTGATGCGCACCGAGTGAACGATGCCGGCGATCAGGCAGCTCAGCACCAGCCAGAAGATGCTGGATGCGGCAATGCCGAAGCTGAACACCCCCGACACCCCCACCACCCAGCACAGGCCGATGAACAGGCCCGACAAGGTGGTTTCAGACAGCCGTTTGCGCCAGCAATACACGGCCAGCACGCAGGCACCGAGCAGGATGTGCAGCCAGTAGACCGGCAACCAACCCGTGCCCAGGCTGCGCATCACCGACAACGGCATGCCGATGCCGGCGATCACCAGCAGGCCGCCCCACAGGCGCTCCAGAAACGTGCGCTTGATCGCAGTCAGGCGCGCGGCCAGGCTGGGCGTTTCGCCCTGCAGGCTGTCTTTGCCCTTCATACCGTCAGGCACGGCGCCAGCGCGCCACGCCCCCCGAGGCGGCTTGGGGCGCAGGCGCCCACACAACACAGGGGCTCGCAGGGCGAGGCCACAAGAAGCGCGGGCCGAAGCCGGCGCGGACAGGAAAGCAAGGCTGGCAAGATCAAGGAACCCGGGAGACGGGCCGGTTCGGTCAGGATGGGCGCGGCGATGGTAGCAGCGGCAGGTGTCAGGCCGGCGCCTGGTAGACCAGCACCTTGAGCGCCCGCTCGCCCGAGATATCGGCAAAAGCGGGGGGATTCTCAAGCCGGCGCAGAAAGCGCAGGTCCGGCGCCAGCTCGGCCATCTGATCCTGCAAAAAAGCCATGCCCAGCTTGGGCGTGTTCAGACAGAGCAAGACCTGGCCCCCAGGCGTGAGCAGATCAGGCAGGCGGCGCATCAGGCGGGCGTAGTCCTTGGTGGCGACAAAGCTGCCTTTTTGGTAGCTGGGCGGGTCCAAGATGATCAGCGGATACGGGCCGGCACGGCCGATCTTGCCCCAGGAGTTGAAGATGTCGTGGGCCAGAAAGCTGGCGCCGCTGCTGAGGCCGTTGAGCACATGGTTGCGCCGGCCGGTGGCCAGGGCACCGTCGCTCATGTCCACATTGATCACCTGGCCGGCCCCGGCACGCAGGGCCACCACCGAGAAGGCGCAGGTGTAGGCAAACAGATTGAGCACCTTGAGGCGCTCGGGCTGAGGCTGTGCCGCCACCTGCTCAGCCAACCAGCGCCGGCCCTCGGCCATGTCCAGAAACAGGCCGTGGTTCTGGCCCTTGAGCACATGGACCAGGTAGCGCAGGCCGCCTTCGCTGACCACATGGGGCTCGGGCACCTGGCCGGCCATCAGCCGGGTTTCCAGCTGGCCCTCTGCCCGGCATTGGTAGACCCAGTTCAGCGCCTGCCCGGGCGCGATCTCGGCCAGGCGTCGGGCCAGGGCCTCATGCACGGCGGCCAGCTGGTCCGCACCGGCCGGCGCGAAGCTGGTCAGCACAAAGACGGGCGGAAAGGCATCGAGCGACCATTGCTCGCATCCGGGAAACAGGCCGCCGCGGCCATGGAAGAGGCGTTGGGCCTCGCTGGGCAGAGAAGCCATCTGGGCGAT
This region of Paucibacter aquatile genomic DNA includes:
- a CDS encoding ABC transporter substrate-binding protein; translated protein: MAGSLGLPLSACRAPQPPLRVGSIVFPGYELLFLAREMGLLDEHLLRLVELRSNTEILRALATGQLEAAALTLDELLTARADGVDLRVALVLDQSAGVDVLMVRPGVDQLSALKGLRIGVEDSATGAVMLGAVLDAARLRIDQVHKVSMTLGRSVDVYLSGAVDAVISAEPWATRLEQQGALRLFDSSAIPGRIIDVLAAKGAVFEQNGQALRRLIDAHFAALAFFRSESAQAFPLLAPRLQLPPDQVHSAFRGMLFPDLLENRRLLSAGGLVQQAGRGLMTVMLQQGLLAKPLDLQSLVDLRGLPAS
- a CDS encoding GGDEF domain-containing protein, encoding MKGKDSLQGETPSLAARLTAIKRTFLERLWGGLLVIAGIGMPLSVMRSLGTGWLPVYWLHILLGACVLAVYCWRKRLSETTLSGLFIGLCWVVGVSGVFSFGIAASSIFWLVLSCLIAGIVHSVRITLMLAFSLVLVLSVAGAGHVGGWLQASINLERYQTLPSAWLSLIFVSLVFVYFIIRAVGAQNAALLDLLGELETQRQVIERSATHDQLTGLPSMRLVEDRIGVAMHQARRSGGKLAVLFVDLDGFKAINDNHGHPVGDQVLREVAQRMRGCLRAQDTVARIGGDEFLVILPAMSELGAAAKVAQSLIAAVSQPCPIEGRVLQVGASVGIAGFPDDADSGAELRRKADAAMYRAKREGKGRYRFFSQG
- a CDS encoding class I SAM-dependent methyltransferase: MQALLHAIAQMASLPSEAQRLFHGRGGLFPGCEQWSLDAFPPVFVLTSFAPAGADQLAAVHEALARRLAEIAPGQALNWVYQCRAEGQLETRLMAGQVPEPHVVSEGGLRYLVHVLKGQNHGLFLDMAEGRRWLAEQVAAQPQPERLKVLNLFAYTCAFSVVALRAGAGQVINVDMSDGALATGRRNHVLNGLSSGASFLAHDIFNSWGKIGRAGPYPLIILDPPSYQKGSFVATKDYARLMRRLPDLLTPGGQVLLCLNTPKLGMAFLQDQMAELAPDLRFLRRLENPPAFADISGERALKVLVYQAPA